Proteins encoded within one genomic window of Corvus hawaiiensis isolate bCorHaw1 chromosome 9, bCorHaw1.pri.cur, whole genome shotgun sequence:
- the HFM1 gene encoding probable ATP-dependent DNA helicase HFM1 isoform X2, which yields MFQNKPVNSIRVSGPYSNYPGNSIILFCKNVTDCDHNKNNWRKDRFKSSNFSFTVACAALRRLRDFPFDIKMFNSADMVFSLDNLFYEKPDMRQRCLENEERKTWFIAPAPAIAEIPAAEELQRELEENSASTHKAGRKHEKFTEQCKSNTEEVEDKSSAPVYFGIAPEKEVLQLSLGERDQISFQRENMKVVSSFLSSDENKSKRVIDFSQRPQNNALNDFLENSDDESVHSTLRKRLFKKSGNMYKNTELKADSVDMKEIGTYLNTSENMKEVTKEGLWRNNHHAPITKDPDFTLHRVNNEELVSENGIKIQSFSNASEILDMTGTTGRKLEILRAVTEIPTQFRSIFKEFPYFNYAQSKALDDLLYTDRNFVICAPTGSGKTVMFELAITRLLMEVPQPWLNIKVVYMAPIKALCSQRFDDWKEKFGPIGLTCKELTGDTLMDDLFEIHHADIIITTPEKWDSMTRRWRDNSIVQLVRLFLIDEVHVIKDESRGATLEVVVSRMKTVQASLWRLLESHDAVPPLRFVAVSATIPNTQDFCATRKGVQQAASVLAKDAKFLLSIEQKQRLQRFANSLKDSKLRDLLTYGVAYHHAGMEMSDRKIIEGAFTVGDLPVLFTTSTLAMGVNLPAHLVVIKSTMHYVGGVFQEYSETDILQMIGRAGRPQFDTTATAVIMTRCSTRERYIQMLNGADIIESSLHRHLVEHLNAEIVLHTVTDVSVALEWIRSTFLYIRALKNPTHYGFSSGLDKVGIEAKLQELCLKNLNDLSSFDLIRMDEASNFKPTETGRLMAWYYIAFDTVKQFFTIKGTETLNELITMISNCTEFVDVKLRTNEKKILNTLNKDKDKITIRFPMEGKIKTREMKVNCLIQAQLGCIPIQDFTLTQDTGRIFRNGLRVTRWLSDFLASSKNNFSALLNSLILAKCFRCRLWENSLHVSKQLEKIGVSLSNAMVNAGLTSFKKIEDINARELELILNRHPPFGNQIKESVLHLPKYELDIEQLPKYSDTLAEILVTVKLTNYEQLQTKRTAPDFHYVTLVIGDADNQVIFNQKIMDSVLLKTGNWMKKIEVKRALRSEDISINLISSDYVGLDIQQAYTAFYLTPKPEGHKVVTNQKLTAESTRDTCYGSPQSLPSAKVDTGGRSKQEIAYKKYGNRECNHRCKNKDVCGHDCCKTGIPPKSQMNGDTKFSLYLADLRSRNSVSSIPPVQMLNQHVENVDLKQFVFTPKSLLPALPRSSNKLSSSSPSVDQVDNTLEVSQKQLQSWNCGKSNSLNVDFELRDDIWDDIDDEKLVFASNFVSRELDECQPLCQYTTSKATNNISKDLCTVQDETNIQNSEVSVVSSTSRVNLSVQNRNITSFSFQEKKHSSPSQELKNVQCSAMSEIISDSSKFSRKEDFFIFTKEQEKEVDPRCLLDDEVNDVKPFLGIFDGIL from the exons ATGTTTCAGAACAAACCTGTTAACAGCATTAGGGTGTCGGGCCCATACTCCAATTACCCAG gtaacagtataattttgttttgcaaaaatGTGACAGACTGTGATCATAACAAAAACAATTGGAGAAAAG ACAGGTTCAAGTCTAGTAATTTCAGTTTTACGGTTGCTTGTGCTGCCCTTAGAAGACTAAGAGACTTCCCATTTGATATAAAAATGTTCAACTCTGCAGACATGGTCTTTTCACtggataatttattttatgaaaaaccAGATATGAGACAAAG GTGTCTGGAAAATGAAGAGCGTAAGACTTGGTTTATTGCACCTGCTCCAGCTATTgctgaaattccagctgcagaggagctACAGAGGGAACTGGAAGAAAACTCAGCCAGCACTCATAAGG CAGGAAGAAAGCACGAGAAGTTTACAGAACAATGTAAGAGTAACACAGAGGAAGTAGAAGATAAATCATCGGCACCTGTTTATTTTGGCATAGCCCCTGAAAAAGAAGTCCTGCAACTAAGTCTAGGAGAAAGAGATCAAATTAGTTTTCAGCGTGAAAACATGAAAGTGGTttcatcttttctctcttctgatgaaaataaatctaaaagAGTCATAGATTTTTCTCAGCGACCGCAAAATAACGCATTAAATGATTTTTTAGAAAACAGTGATGATGAGAGTGTCCATTCGACATTAAGAAAAAG GTTATTTAAAAAGTCTGGCAACatgtataaaaatacagaacttaAAGCTGACTCTGTTGATATGAAAGAAATTGGTACTTACTTAAATACAAGTGAAAACATGAAAGAAGTGACAAAAGAAGGTTTATGGAGAAATAATCATCATGCTCCAATAACTAAAGATCCAGATTTTACTTTGCATAGGGTAAATAATGAGGAGCTTGTGTctgaaaatggaattaaaattcAATCATTTTCTAATGCTTCAGAGATTCTGGATATGACAG GAACTACAGGAAGAAAATTGGAAATTTTGAGGGCTGTTACAGAAATAC CTACACaatttagaagtatttttaaggAGTTCCCATATTTTAACTATGCACAGTCAAAAGCTTTGGATGAT CTTTTATATACAGATAGGAACTTTGTGATTTGTGCTCCAACTGGCTCTGGAAAGACTGTAATGTTTGAGCTAGCTATTACCAGATTACTCATGGAAGTCCCACAGCCTTGGTTAAATATTAAAGTTGTTTATA TGGCTCCAATAAAAGCCCTATGCAGTCAGCGTTTTGatgactggaaagaaaaatttggacCTATAGGACTGACCTGCAAGGAACTGACAGGAGATACACTGATGGAtgatttatttgaaatacatcATGCTGACATTATTATCACTACACCT gaaaaatgGGATAGCATGACTAGAAGGTGGAGAGACAACTCTATAGTCCAGCTTGTACGACTGTTTCTCATTGATGAG GTACACGTTATAAAGGATGAAAGCCGTGGCGCAACTTTGGAAGTTGTAGTCAGTCGGATGAAAACTGTTCAGGCTTCTCTTTGGCGTCTGTTAGAGAGTCATGACGCTGTTCCTCCCCTGAGATTTGTAGCTGTTTCTGCAACAATCCCAAATACTCAAGAT TTTTGTGCCACAAGAAAAGGAGTACAGCAGGCTGCTTCTGTTCTTGCAAAAGATGCTAAATTTCTACTGAGTATAGAACAGAAACAAag ATTACAGAGGTTTGCAAATTCTTTGAAAGACTCCAAACTGAGAG ACCTTTTAACGTATGGTGTGGCTTATCATCATGCGGGTATGGAGATGTCggacagaaaaataattgaaggAGCTTTTACTGTAGGAGACTTGCCAGTACTTT TTACTACTAGCACCCTAGCTATGGGAGTCAATCTACCTGCACACCTGGTAGTTATAAAATCCACAATGCATTATGTTGGAGGAGTGTTTCAAGAGTACAGTGAAACCGATATTCTGCAAATGATTGGGAGAGCTGGAAGGCCTCAG tttgacaCTACAGCTACAGCAGTTATTATGACTCGTTGCAGTACCAGGGAGAGATATATACAGATGTTAAACGGTGCTGATATAATAGAGAGCAG CTTGCACAGACACCTTGTTGAGCACTTAAATGCAGAAATAGTGCTACATACTGTCACGGATGTCAGTGTAGCTTTGGAATGGATACGATCAACATTCTTGTACATTAGAGCCTTAAAAAATCCAACTCATTATg GTTTTTCATCTGGGTTAGATAAAGTTGGAATTGAAGCAAAATTACAAG AACTGTGTCTGAAGAACTTAAATGATTTATCATCTTTTGATTTGATCAGGATGGATGAAGCAAGTAATTTCAAACCAACAG AGACTGGAAGATTAATGGCATGGTATTATATTGCATTTGATACAGTGAAGCAGTTTTTCACAATTAAGGGAACTGAGACTCTAAACGAATTG ATTACTATGATCTCCAACTGCACAGAATTTGTGGATGTGAAGTtaagaacaaatgaaaagaaaatattgaacaCTTTGAATAAAGACAAAGACAAAATAACTATCag GTTTCCAATGGAGGGGAAGataaaaacaagagaaatgaAAGTAAACTG TCTCATTCAGGCTCAGCTGGGATGTATTCCTATTCAAGACTTTACTTTGACACAAGATACTGGCAGAATATTTAGAAATGGCTTAAGAGTTACTAGAT GGTTATCTGACTTTCTGGCATCGTCTAAGAACAACTTTTCTGCTTTATTAAACTCTTTGATTTTAGCAAAGTGTTTCAGGTGCAGACTTTGGGAAAATTCACTTCATGTGTCTAAACAATTGGAAAAAATTG GTGTATCACTGTCAAATGCTATGGTAAATGCTGGGCTgacatcatttaaaaaaattgaagacaTAAATGCAAGAGAACTTGAATTG ATTTTAAACAGACATCCTCCGTTTGGAAACCAGATAAAAGAGTCTGTTTTGCACCTTCCAAAATATGAACTTGACATTGAACAG CTTCCAAAGTACAGTGACACGTTGGCTGAAATCTTAGTAACCGTCAAATTAACAAATTATGAGCAGCTACAGACAAAGAGAACAGCGCCAGACTTTCACTATGTTACATTGGTCATAGGAGATGCTGACAACCAAGtcatttttaatcagaaaattat GgattctgtgctgctgaaaacTGGAAATTGGATGAAGAAAATTGAAGTGAAAAGAGCTCTTAGATCAGAAGACATTAGCATAAATTTAATTAGTTCTGATTATG ttggCCTTGATATACAGCAAGCATATACAGCCTTCTACTTAACACCAAAACCAGAGGGACATAAGGTGGTTACAAATCAAAAATTGACAGCTGAATCTACACGTGATACATGTTATGGCTCACCCCAAAGTCTGCCATCAGCAAAAGTAGATACAG GAGGCAGATCTAAACAAGAGATTGCTTACAAGAAATATGGAAACAGAGAATGCAACCACCgctgtaaaaataaagatgtgTGTGGGCATGACTGCT GTAAAACTGGCATACCTCCAAAGTCACAGATGAATGGAGACACAAAGTTTTCTTTGTACCTAGCTGATTTAAGGAGCAGGAACTCAGTTTCATCTATACCCCCA gTGCAGATGTTAAATCAACATGTGGAAAATGTGGATCTCAAACAATTTGTTTTTACACCTAAGTCTTTACTGCCAGCCTTGCCAAG gtCTAGCAATAAACTGTCATCTTCATCACCTTCAGTGGACCAGGTAGATAATACCTTAGAAGTATCTCAGAAACAACTGCAATCCTGGAATTGTGGAAAGAGTA ATTCTTTGAATGTGGACTTTGAACTGAGAGATGATATTTGGGATGATATTGATGATGAGAAATTGGTATTTGCTAGTAATTTTGTCAGTAGAGAATTAG ATGAGTGTCAACCCCTCTGCCAGTATACAACAAGCAAAGCCACAAATAACATTTCGAAAGA TTTATGCACAGTACAAGATGAGACCAATATTCAGAACTCAGAAGTTTCTGTGGTCAGTAGCACATCAAGAGTGAATTTATCTGTACAGAACAGAAATATAACTTCG
- the HFM1 gene encoding probable ATP-dependent DNA helicase HFM1 isoform X3, producing MFQNKPVNSIRVSGPYSNYPGNSIILFCKNVTDCDHNKNNWRKDRFKSSNFSFTVACAALRRLRDFPFDIKMFNSADMVFSLDNLFYEKPDMRQRCLENEERKTWFIAPAPAIAEIPAAEELQRELEENSASTHKAGRKHEKFTEQCKSNTEEVEDKSSAPVYFGIAPEKEVLQLSLGERDQISFQRENMKVVSSFLSSDENKSKRVIDFSQRPQNNALNDFLENSDDESVHSTLRKRLFKKSGNMYKNTELKADSVDMKEIGTYLNTSENMKEVTKEGLWRNNHHAPITKDPDFTLHRVNNEELVSENGIKIQSFSNASEILDMTGTTGRKLEILRAVTEIPTQFRSIFKEFPYFNYAQSKALDDLLYTDRNFVICAPTGSGKTVMFELAITRLLMEVPQPWLNIKVVYMAPIKALCSQRFDDWKEKFGPIGLTCKELTGDTLMDDLFEIHHADIIITTPEKWDSMTRRWRDNSIVQLVRLFLIDEVHVIKDESRGATLEVVVSRMKTVQASLWRLLESHDAVPPLRFVAVSATIPNTQDFCATRKGVQQAASVLAKDAKFLLSIEQKQRLQRFANSLKDSKLRDLLTYGVAYHHAGMEMSDRKIIEGAFTVGDLPVLFTTSTLAMGVNLPAHLVVIKSTMHYVGGVFQEYSETDILQMIGRAGRPQFDTTATAVIMTRCSTRERYIQMLNGADIIESSLHRHLVEHLNAEIVLHTVTDVSVALEWIRSTFLYIRALKNPTHYGFSSGLDKVGIEAKLQELCLKNLNDLSSFDLIRMDEASNFKPTETGRLMAWYYIAFDTVKQFFTIKGTETLNELITMISNCTEFVDVKLRTNEKKILNTLNKDKDKITIRFPMEGKIKTREMKVNCLIQAQLGCIPIQDFTLTQDTGRIFRNGLRVTRWLSDFLASSKNNFSALLNSLILAKCFRCRLWENSLHVSKQLEKIGVSLSNAMVNAGLTSFKKIEDINARELELILNRHPPFGNQIKESVLHLPKYELDIEQLPKYSDTLAEILVTVKLTNYEQLQTKRTAPDFHYVTLVIGDADNQVIFNQKIMDSVLLKTGNWMKKIEVKRALRSEDISINLISSDYGGRSKQEIAYKKYGNRECNHRCKNKDVCGHDCCKTGIPPKSQMNGDTKFSLYLADLRSRNSVSSIPPVKRLKVQMLNQHVENVDLKQFVFTPKSLLPALPRSSNKLSSSSPSVDQVDNTLEVSQKQLQSWNCGKSNSLNVDFELRDDIWDDIDDEKLVFASNFVSRELDECQPLCQYTTSKATNNISKDLCTVQDETNIQNSEVSVVSSTSRVNLSVQNRNITSFSFQEKKHSSPSQELKNVQCSAMSEIISDSSKFSRKEDFFIFTKEQEKEVDPRCLLDDEVNDVKPFLGIFDGIL from the exons ATGTTTCAGAACAAACCTGTTAACAGCATTAGGGTGTCGGGCCCATACTCCAATTACCCAG gtaacagtataattttgttttgcaaaaatGTGACAGACTGTGATCATAACAAAAACAATTGGAGAAAAG ACAGGTTCAAGTCTAGTAATTTCAGTTTTACGGTTGCTTGTGCTGCCCTTAGAAGACTAAGAGACTTCCCATTTGATATAAAAATGTTCAACTCTGCAGACATGGTCTTTTCACtggataatttattttatgaaaaaccAGATATGAGACAAAG GTGTCTGGAAAATGAAGAGCGTAAGACTTGGTTTATTGCACCTGCTCCAGCTATTgctgaaattccagctgcagaggagctACAGAGGGAACTGGAAGAAAACTCAGCCAGCACTCATAAGG CAGGAAGAAAGCACGAGAAGTTTACAGAACAATGTAAGAGTAACACAGAGGAAGTAGAAGATAAATCATCGGCACCTGTTTATTTTGGCATAGCCCCTGAAAAAGAAGTCCTGCAACTAAGTCTAGGAGAAAGAGATCAAATTAGTTTTCAGCGTGAAAACATGAAAGTGGTttcatcttttctctcttctgatgaaaataaatctaaaagAGTCATAGATTTTTCTCAGCGACCGCAAAATAACGCATTAAATGATTTTTTAGAAAACAGTGATGATGAGAGTGTCCATTCGACATTAAGAAAAAG GTTATTTAAAAAGTCTGGCAACatgtataaaaatacagaacttaAAGCTGACTCTGTTGATATGAAAGAAATTGGTACTTACTTAAATACAAGTGAAAACATGAAAGAAGTGACAAAAGAAGGTTTATGGAGAAATAATCATCATGCTCCAATAACTAAAGATCCAGATTTTACTTTGCATAGGGTAAATAATGAGGAGCTTGTGTctgaaaatggaattaaaattcAATCATTTTCTAATGCTTCAGAGATTCTGGATATGACAG GAACTACAGGAAGAAAATTGGAAATTTTGAGGGCTGTTACAGAAATAC CTACACaatttagaagtatttttaaggAGTTCCCATATTTTAACTATGCACAGTCAAAAGCTTTGGATGAT CTTTTATATACAGATAGGAACTTTGTGATTTGTGCTCCAACTGGCTCTGGAAAGACTGTAATGTTTGAGCTAGCTATTACCAGATTACTCATGGAAGTCCCACAGCCTTGGTTAAATATTAAAGTTGTTTATA TGGCTCCAATAAAAGCCCTATGCAGTCAGCGTTTTGatgactggaaagaaaaatttggacCTATAGGACTGACCTGCAAGGAACTGACAGGAGATACACTGATGGAtgatttatttgaaatacatcATGCTGACATTATTATCACTACACCT gaaaaatgGGATAGCATGACTAGAAGGTGGAGAGACAACTCTATAGTCCAGCTTGTACGACTGTTTCTCATTGATGAG GTACACGTTATAAAGGATGAAAGCCGTGGCGCAACTTTGGAAGTTGTAGTCAGTCGGATGAAAACTGTTCAGGCTTCTCTTTGGCGTCTGTTAGAGAGTCATGACGCTGTTCCTCCCCTGAGATTTGTAGCTGTTTCTGCAACAATCCCAAATACTCAAGAT TTTTGTGCCACAAGAAAAGGAGTACAGCAGGCTGCTTCTGTTCTTGCAAAAGATGCTAAATTTCTACTGAGTATAGAACAGAAACAAag ATTACAGAGGTTTGCAAATTCTTTGAAAGACTCCAAACTGAGAG ACCTTTTAACGTATGGTGTGGCTTATCATCATGCGGGTATGGAGATGTCggacagaaaaataattgaaggAGCTTTTACTGTAGGAGACTTGCCAGTACTTT TTACTACTAGCACCCTAGCTATGGGAGTCAATCTACCTGCACACCTGGTAGTTATAAAATCCACAATGCATTATGTTGGAGGAGTGTTTCAAGAGTACAGTGAAACCGATATTCTGCAAATGATTGGGAGAGCTGGAAGGCCTCAG tttgacaCTACAGCTACAGCAGTTATTATGACTCGTTGCAGTACCAGGGAGAGATATATACAGATGTTAAACGGTGCTGATATAATAGAGAGCAG CTTGCACAGACACCTTGTTGAGCACTTAAATGCAGAAATAGTGCTACATACTGTCACGGATGTCAGTGTAGCTTTGGAATGGATACGATCAACATTCTTGTACATTAGAGCCTTAAAAAATCCAACTCATTATg GTTTTTCATCTGGGTTAGATAAAGTTGGAATTGAAGCAAAATTACAAG AACTGTGTCTGAAGAACTTAAATGATTTATCATCTTTTGATTTGATCAGGATGGATGAAGCAAGTAATTTCAAACCAACAG AGACTGGAAGATTAATGGCATGGTATTATATTGCATTTGATACAGTGAAGCAGTTTTTCACAATTAAGGGAACTGAGACTCTAAACGAATTG ATTACTATGATCTCCAACTGCACAGAATTTGTGGATGTGAAGTtaagaacaaatgaaaagaaaatattgaacaCTTTGAATAAAGACAAAGACAAAATAACTATCag GTTTCCAATGGAGGGGAAGataaaaacaagagaaatgaAAGTAAACTG TCTCATTCAGGCTCAGCTGGGATGTATTCCTATTCAAGACTTTACTTTGACACAAGATACTGGCAGAATATTTAGAAATGGCTTAAGAGTTACTAGAT GGTTATCTGACTTTCTGGCATCGTCTAAGAACAACTTTTCTGCTTTATTAAACTCTTTGATTTTAGCAAAGTGTTTCAGGTGCAGACTTTGGGAAAATTCACTTCATGTGTCTAAACAATTGGAAAAAATTG GTGTATCACTGTCAAATGCTATGGTAAATGCTGGGCTgacatcatttaaaaaaattgaagacaTAAATGCAAGAGAACTTGAATTG ATTTTAAACAGACATCCTCCGTTTGGAAACCAGATAAAAGAGTCTGTTTTGCACCTTCCAAAATATGAACTTGACATTGAACAG CTTCCAAAGTACAGTGACACGTTGGCTGAAATCTTAGTAACCGTCAAATTAACAAATTATGAGCAGCTACAGACAAAGAGAACAGCGCCAGACTTTCACTATGTTACATTGGTCATAGGAGATGCTGACAACCAAGtcatttttaatcagaaaattat GgattctgtgctgctgaaaacTGGAAATTGGATGAAGAAAATTGAAGTGAAAAGAGCTCTTAGATCAGAAGACATTAGCATAAATTTAATTAGTTCTGATTATG GAGGCAGATCTAAACAAGAGATTGCTTACAAGAAATATGGAAACAGAGAATGCAACCACCgctgtaaaaataaagatgtgTGTGGGCATGACTGCT GTAAAACTGGCATACCTCCAAAGTCACAGATGAATGGAGACACAAAGTTTTCTTTGTACCTAGCTGATTTAAGGAGCAGGAACTCAGTTTCATCTATACCCCCAGTAAAACGGCTAAAG gTGCAGATGTTAAATCAACATGTGGAAAATGTGGATCTCAAACAATTTGTTTTTACACCTAAGTCTTTACTGCCAGCCTTGCCAAG gtCTAGCAATAAACTGTCATCTTCATCACCTTCAGTGGACCAGGTAGATAATACCTTAGAAGTATCTCAGAAACAACTGCAATCCTGGAATTGTGGAAAGAGTA ATTCTTTGAATGTGGACTTTGAACTGAGAGATGATATTTGGGATGATATTGATGATGAGAAATTGGTATTTGCTAGTAATTTTGTCAGTAGAGAATTAG ATGAGTGTCAACCCCTCTGCCAGTATACAACAAGCAAAGCCACAAATAACATTTCGAAAGA TTTATGCACAGTACAAGATGAGACCAATATTCAGAACTCAGAAGTTTCTGTGGTCAGTAGCACATCAAGAGTGAATTTATCTGTACAGAACAGAAATATAACTTCG